A genomic window from Hypomesus transpacificus isolate Combined female chromosome 15, fHypTra1, whole genome shotgun sequence includes:
- the spartb gene encoding spartin b isoform X2, whose amino-acid sequence MEKAKQDAYDKARLQVIKDGYDRAFECINRGLTQDEAGRKAEALELYRQGRQHLLRAISVPCLGEECVGSSWESARQMQQKMEETLNNITTRLAVIETSSDFAAATAPHAITEACAAESTSGNLYPNLSTKEKPNRPAPPKLLTNNQPPGGVGAVSSGLQPLSPTCQAAAPGERPPAYSAQAADGHLTISYGTDSGELSLVGDEFYSHTSNSPTSPQSLGEEGEELLFLPHGVQIFFVTPEGQVSAPSYPGFLRLVRFTSERPETMPNRPPAFLQVCDWLYPLMATDSPVLLCNTGVFMFPDMMAPAHGSYVGVVLSSELPVSDRELFQDLLSQMTDLRVQDPDEAADSVNLSQKVPIVPPEEAPATEDEKPLPEWSEKVAHGILTGASWLSWGLVKGAEFTGKAIHKGASKLREHITPEDRPAHVSPNVTKGLHVAKQATGGAVKVSQFLVDGVCTVAGHVGRELAPHVKRHGNKLIPESLKKDKEGRSNIDGAMVVAASGVQGFATMWTGLEVAAKNITTSVASETVTTVKHKFRGLQNILDLPNENEKKTCIFS is encoded by the exons ATGGAGAAAGCCAAACAAGATGCCTACGACAAAGCCAGGCTTCAAGTGATTAAAGATGGCTACGATAGGGCCTTTGAATGCATCAACAGAGGACTGACACAGGATGAGGCTGGACGGAAAGCAGAAGCCCTGGAACTGTACAGGCAGGGGCGGCAACACCTTCTCAGGGCTATAAGTGTGCCGTGCCTTGGGGAGGAGTGTGTTGGAAGCTCCTGGGAATCAGCACGTCAGATGCAACAGAAAATGGAGGAGACCCTGAATAACATCACTACGCGCCTTGCTGTAATAGAAACCAGCTCAGACTTTGCAGCTGCAACAGCCCCTCATGCGATTACTGAGGCATGTGCTGCAGAGTCAACCTCTGGCAACCTTTACCCCAACCTGTCCACCAAAGAAAAACCAAATAGGCCAGCACCACCAAAGTTGCTCACAAACAATCAACCACCTGGGGGCGTTGGAGCTGTCAGCAGTGGGTTACAGCCTCTGTCTCCCACCTGCCAAGCTGCAGCACCGGGGGAGCGTCCCCCAGCATACTCTGCCCAGGCGGCTGATGGCCACCTCACCATTTCCTACGGGACAGATTCAGGAGAACTGTCACTGGTGGGGGATGAGTTCTACAGTCATACGTCCAACTCCCCAACTTCTCCGCAGAGccttggagaggagggagaggagctgcTTTTTCTTCCCCATGGAGTTCAAATATTCTTTGTCACACCTGAGGGTCAGGTCAGCGCTCCCTCATACCCAGGCTTCCTACGATTGGTCAGGTTCACCTCTGAACGGCCAGAGACGATGCCCAACCGACCTCCAGCCTTCCTACAG GTGTGTGACTGGTTGTACCCACTGATGGCCACAGACTCCCCAGTCCTGCTGTGTAACACAGGAGTGTTCATGTTCCCTGACATGATGGCTCCTGCCCATGGTTCCTACGTGGGAGTGGTGCTGTCCTCTGAGCTGCCTGTGTCTGACAGAGAGCTGTTCCAGGACCTCCTCTCCCAGATGACTGACCTCAGGGTTCAG GACCCAGATGAGGCAGCAGACAGCGTTAACTTGAGTCAGAAGGTGCCCATTGTCCCACCTGAGGAAGCCCCTGCCACAGAGGATGAGAAGCCCCTGCCAGAGTGGAGCGAGAAGGTGGCTCATGGCATCCTCACAG GGGCTTCCTGGCTGAGCTGGGGCCTGGTGAAGGGGGCAGAGTTCACAGGCAAAGCCATTCACAAAGGGGCATCCAAACTCCGGGAACATATCACTCCAGAGGACAGGCCTGCGCATGTCAGCCCCAATGTCACCAAAGGCCTTCATGTTGCTAAGCAAGCCACTGGTGGTGCCGTCAAAGTCAGCCAGTTTCTGG TGGATGGCGTATGTACGGTGGCTGGCCATGTTGGTCGAGAGCTGGCCCCACATGTTAAGAGACATGGAAACAAACTGATCCCTGAATCCCTGAAGAAGGACAAAGAGGGGCGCTCCAACATTGATGGAGCCATGGTGGTGGCTGCCAGTGGAGTTCAAG GATTTGCCACCATGTGGACTGGCTTGGAAGTAGCAGCAAAGAACATCACCACAAGTGTAGCTTCAGAGACGGTCACCACTGTGAAGCATAA ATTTAGGGGTCTCCAAAACATCTTAGACCTGCCTAATGAGAATGAGAAGAAGACATGTATTTTTTCTTAA
- the spartb gene encoding spartin b isoform X1: MEKAKQDAYDKARLQVIKDGYDRAFECINRGLTQDEAGRKAEALELYRQGRQHLLRAISVPCLGEECVGSSWESARQMQQKMEETLNNITTRLAVIETSSDFAAATAPHAITEACAAESTSGNLYPNLSTKEKPNRPAPPKLLTNNQPPGGVGAVSSGLQPLSPTCQAAAPGERPPAYSAQAADGHLTISYGTDSGELSLVGDEFYSHTSNSPTSPQSLGEEGEELLFLPHGVQIFFVTPEGQVSAPSYPGFLRLVRFTSERPETMPNRPPAFLQVCDWLYPLMATDSPVLLCNTGVFMFPDMMAPAHGSYVGVVLSSELPVSDRELFQDLLSQMTDLRVQDPDEAADSVNLSQKVPIVPPEEAPATEDEKPLPEWSEKVAHGILTGASWLSWGLVKGAEFTGKAIHKGASKLREHITPEDRPAHVSPNVTKGLHVAKQATGGAVKVSQFLVDGVCTVAGHVGRELAPHVKRHGNKLIPESLKKDKEGRSNIDGAMVVAASGVQGFATMWTGLEVAAKNITTSVASETVTTVKHKYGAAAGQATDHAVNSAINVGVTAFNIDNLGIKAMVKKTGKQTAKAILEDYQLRDRSNNEKQVEKRDK; this comes from the exons ATGGAGAAAGCCAAACAAGATGCCTACGACAAAGCCAGGCTTCAAGTGATTAAAGATGGCTACGATAGGGCCTTTGAATGCATCAACAGAGGACTGACACAGGATGAGGCTGGACGGAAAGCAGAAGCCCTGGAACTGTACAGGCAGGGGCGGCAACACCTTCTCAGGGCTATAAGTGTGCCGTGCCTTGGGGAGGAGTGTGTTGGAAGCTCCTGGGAATCAGCACGTCAGATGCAACAGAAAATGGAGGAGACCCTGAATAACATCACTACGCGCCTTGCTGTAATAGAAACCAGCTCAGACTTTGCAGCTGCAACAGCCCCTCATGCGATTACTGAGGCATGTGCTGCAGAGTCAACCTCTGGCAACCTTTACCCCAACCTGTCCACCAAAGAAAAACCAAATAGGCCAGCACCACCAAAGTTGCTCACAAACAATCAACCACCTGGGGGCGTTGGAGCTGTCAGCAGTGGGTTACAGCCTCTGTCTCCCACCTGCCAAGCTGCAGCACCGGGGGAGCGTCCCCCAGCATACTCTGCCCAGGCGGCTGATGGCCACCTCACCATTTCCTACGGGACAGATTCAGGAGAACTGTCACTGGTGGGGGATGAGTTCTACAGTCATACGTCCAACTCCCCAACTTCTCCGCAGAGccttggagaggagggagaggagctgcTTTTTCTTCCCCATGGAGTTCAAATATTCTTTGTCACACCTGAGGGTCAGGTCAGCGCTCCCTCATACCCAGGCTTCCTACGATTGGTCAGGTTCACCTCTGAACGGCCAGAGACGATGCCCAACCGACCTCCAGCCTTCCTACAG GTGTGTGACTGGTTGTACCCACTGATGGCCACAGACTCCCCAGTCCTGCTGTGTAACACAGGAGTGTTCATGTTCCCTGACATGATGGCTCCTGCCCATGGTTCCTACGTGGGAGTGGTGCTGTCCTCTGAGCTGCCTGTGTCTGACAGAGAGCTGTTCCAGGACCTCCTCTCCCAGATGACTGACCTCAGGGTTCAG GACCCAGATGAGGCAGCAGACAGCGTTAACTTGAGTCAGAAGGTGCCCATTGTCCCACCTGAGGAAGCCCCTGCCACAGAGGATGAGAAGCCCCTGCCAGAGTGGAGCGAGAAGGTGGCTCATGGCATCCTCACAG GGGCTTCCTGGCTGAGCTGGGGCCTGGTGAAGGGGGCAGAGTTCACAGGCAAAGCCATTCACAAAGGGGCATCCAAACTCCGGGAACATATCACTCCAGAGGACAGGCCTGCGCATGTCAGCCCCAATGTCACCAAAGGCCTTCATGTTGCTAAGCAAGCCACTGGTGGTGCCGTCAAAGTCAGCCAGTTTCTGG TGGATGGCGTATGTACGGTGGCTGGCCATGTTGGTCGAGAGCTGGCCCCACATGTTAAGAGACATGGAAACAAACTGATCCCTGAATCCCTGAAGAAGGACAAAGAGGGGCGCTCCAACATTGATGGAGCCATGGTGGTGGCTGCCAGTGGAGTTCAAG GATTTGCCACCATGTGGACTGGCTTGGAAGTAGCAGCAAAGAACATCACCACAAGTGTAGCTTCAGAGACGGTCACCACTGTGAAGCATAA GTATGGGGCAGCAGCCGGACAGGCCACTGACCACGCCGTCAACTCAGCTATCAATGTGGGCGTCACTGCATTCAACATCGACAACCTGGGGATCAAAGCGATGGTGAAAAAGACTGGCAAGCAGACAGCCAAAGCCATCCTGGAAGACTACCAACTTCGGGACAGATCAAATAATGAGAAGCAAGTGGAGAAACGAGACAAATAG